Part of the Arachis hypogaea cultivar Tifrunner chromosome 6, arahy.Tifrunner.gnm2.J5K5, whole genome shotgun sequence genome, cttttcaatctgaaatcactaacaaacacatcaaggcatctagtggaatcaaagggagattaaaatcatctagttaaaggcctaaaaagcatgttttcacatctaagcataaataaggagacaatcacaaaatcatgctaattcattgaataaatgtggataaaaagtatcaaaatactctaaattcaatacaagataaaccctaaatatgggtttatcatgcattcagagggtcgtggcacgccagaccctgggcgtgccacgctggtACAAACAGTAatttctaataatatttttatttaaatctaatatttgagaatatatatataattatatatatataatgctatattttaattaaattagttaattattataaaataaaaataaacaaatacatatatataataatactgTGCATAcaataatctttaaataataaatatatttatataatgaaTATATAATATTGAGATGATTGTAATTTTAAGTATTCAAACATCTCACACTAGAATAAGTATACTCATATAAATCAAAATATGCATGAAACCGCACACTTAGAGTTTACCACTAATAAACTAGaaaaaaccaaaatattatatcattccaatgtatcttctaataaaagacAACATCATCAACcatacatctttcaatttctaacACTAGCTCCATCTTTGCTAATAAACCATCATGATAGGCATCTCAATCTTCACTCACATCTTCAGAATTAGCCTGCAtaattatattgaaaaataattatattttgaaaaagtacaagaaaaaaaataattagcatattaaaaactaaaaattttcaaattattggaacataaaaactaaaaactaaaaactgtatACCCTTTTGCTTAAAACAACAATCACATTCAAGGGGATACTATAAGTCATCATAAAGGACATAAAAAACTGAATCATAACACAACTTCATACTAAATGAGAAGTAAAATCAGAAACTCAAGTGCATTGTGTAAGTGACAagcaataacatttttcttcctttttgatTTTAACATTATAAGAAGCTCAAAATTTGTCCGGAGGCACCAAAACAGGGTATCCAACAGTATATTAACACAAAAATGATATCGGAGCAACACAAAAGCACAACAGAAGCCACAAATATTGGTccactctaataataataataataaaataacataatgaAAAAAACAAAACCGGAGAAACCAAATCATAGCTccttaaatttcaaatcaaattaaaaagatttggcaGCCTCCTAAGTTCTAACAAATACAAATTTTAAACTCAATGGCAGATATTTAGAATCCTAATTAACAATTAacaatatataaacaaatattatGGAATAAGAAAGAACTGTTCATACCATATCTATGTTTGGAATATGAGTTGATCCATGAGCGCTATTCGCATCAATAGGAGAGTGTTGGGCATTTTGTAACAAAGCCTCAATTTCTTCCGGCCTCATTCCAAGTTCAGATTGCTGAACTAGTAACTTAATCATGTTTCACAATCCATGAAGCTCAGCCTCTTGATGTTGCTGTTTGGCATCTTGGTGCTGCTGTTTGGCCTTCATGTCTCCAAGTTCAGCTTTCAAAGATGTGACTTGCTCTTAGTGCTGTTGCTTGAGTTCAGAAATTTCAGCATCTTTTTTTAAATCACTTCGTGTAACAGATCTTCCATAGCACTTAACCCGACCTGGTAGGTCTTTTCCAAATAAAGACTCAAAAGCTTCCTCATCTGTTTCACCAGCAGCTTGCCGATTTTGGAAGTCTTCCTGATTAGAAGAAACATTTAAAATAGAATTAGTTACTATATCCCAAATTTGATTTATaatcattaataattaaatgaaCTCTCATACAATTGCATCTTGTGTTTTCTGATCAACTTCCTTCCTTTTCCGACTTGTTCGAGTAGCAATGAACATTTCAAACCTTTTTGGTTCGTCACTTGTTTCCTTTGTCACGCGCTACAAAATAAAGCCTTAAATAAGTAAGACTATAACAACATAACTAAAATTAACTAAACAAACGCCATCATGAATATTAAATAAGTATACCAGAGCCACTCGTACTCTTCCAAAATTAATTGGCCCCATGCGATGTGGAAACTTTTGGTGTTCTTTGTGTTTCTTATTCTTTTCACTCATTGActataattgaataaaaagttAGCACATAGAAACAGAgaacaatataattaaattttgctTCAATAAACAAAATTACACCATACAAAATAGCAGTAGATATAATTGCACAAAataaaattccagaaaataaaattgcacaaaacagaACAGAAAATAGAATTGTAGCAAATCATAATCACAGCACAAATAGAATAACAGTCTAATTATGCCCAACTTAATTACCTGCTgcttccaaaaaaaatttaattcagcAAAAATAGAATAGCAGTCTAAAGCTTTATACATGATAGAATTTCTTACTGGACGCAGCATCAATTATAGTGATAAGAGTTACCTCCTTTCAGGTCATACCAAAGGAAATATATCCAAAGAATATTCAATTCAGTTTAGGAACCTAGCAGCAATTCGAACAGTAATAATATATTTACAATTTAGGGTAGAATATGTGTTTGTACAGCATGAAAGAGGACAGATT contains:
- the LOC140173676 gene encoding uncharacterized protein, whose amino-acid sequence is MEQREEVIFDIGQPLGPTDQGVSNLTSFVGTIGRNKRFEGAYNNVDIMQTKFILPDSGEKWLIQAIRDAWKRFKGKIKQKHFVPFDTIEDMVKNRPTQVPEGHFIKLIYYWSHPTIQSMSEKNKKHKEHQKFPHRMGPINFGRVRVALRVTKETSDEPKRFEMFIATRTSRKRKEVDQKTQDAIEDFQNRQAAGETDEEAFESLFGKDLPGRVKCYGRSVTRSDLKKDAEISELKQQH